One Turneriella parva DSM 21527 genomic region harbors:
- a CDS encoding LIC_12238 family plasminogen-binding lipoprotein has product MRISGFLVLAALCVSCGHSPGRFAFTVADHSNLPALEQKFFQPQRFVTYKTKPVFERDDVLWYAYRPSSPKTDRYYGISLQKKSLGYQEVDLRNRMIAEGQGMLIDHYKSLDEGEYRLKIALNNQVIDQIDFIIVGDSSVETIDYETSEVEESDTSAPVAAVAAPSTGVGL; this is encoded by the coding sequence ATGAGGATTTCAGGTTTTCTGGTGTTGGCAGCGCTATGCGTATCATGCGGCCATTCGCCGGGGCGCTTCGCTTTCACCGTAGCCGACCATTCGAACCTGCCGGCATTGGAACAAAAATTTTTTCAGCCACAGCGTTTTGTCACGTACAAGACTAAACCCGTTTTTGAGCGCGACGACGTGCTCTGGTATGCTTACCGCCCGTCTTCACCCAAGACCGACCGCTACTATGGTATCTCGCTGCAAAAGAAAAGCCTCGGCTATCAAGAAGTTGATCTGCGTAACCGCATGATTGCCGAAGGCCAGGGTATGCTGATCGATCATTACAAGAGCCTCGATGAGGGCGAATACCGGCTCAAAATTGCGTTGAATAATCAGGTTATCGACCAGATCGACTTTATTATCGTCGGTGATAGTTCAGTTGAAACCATCGACTATGAAACGAGTGAGGTTGAAGAGAGCGATACGTCGGCGCCGGTTGCAGCGGTCGCAGCCCCTTCAACCGGCGTCGGCCTCTGA
- a CDS encoding caspase family protein: MRKFILAGLVLGSVFASGNLFAARKFALIVGTNYKGSEISPLGLCEKDAEVMKKSIAQTGNFEQQNIRVLLANQVTRENLRSAIVDWLGKQVKDGDQVFFFFAGHGQFMRDPAAKNGMRNFIIMFQRPHVSDDELSEWFGKLKTKKAVIILDCCFSGGIAKKGAATRGAGNVPIPDGQDYAVLQDLEGVHFQNKVVISSSDDNETAIELGKPIEHGIFTYYFSKAILDADLNGDKSITAYEAFFKARNETTKMAQKANHKQVPQISGDASGFFFVAAAVAPPPPAPVLPPVPVVVPEPEVAPPITPEEPQNPTNKKTGTLVIKTTYTKAQLAGGIQVFIDNEEYDFNLQYVDYGAWGKTAQITVSKVPSGVHNVTIKAGGYSDQVVKTGIEPNQTTTETITCGLAGKGAIAGKVYLETFDQGAEGFIVFIKPLPNFKQPTSTSRKDGSFAFTEVKPGKYTVFLRGSARAVIKQYDQEITVEADKITNLDIVLKRLVAKK; encoded by the coding sequence ATGCGAAAATTCATCTTGGCGGGCCTTGTTTTGGGTTCGGTGTTTGCCTCTGGCAATCTTTTTGCGGCGCGTAAATTTGCGCTGATTGTTGGTACCAACTATAAAGGCTCTGAGATCAGCCCGCTGGGCCTCTGCGAGAAAGACGCAGAAGTTATGAAAAAGTCTATCGCACAGACGGGTAATTTCGAGCAGCAGAATATCCGCGTGCTGCTTGCCAACCAGGTGACGCGCGAGAATCTGCGTTCGGCGATTGTCGACTGGCTGGGCAAACAGGTCAAAGACGGTGATCAGGTCTTCTTCTTTTTTGCAGGCCACGGCCAGTTCATGCGCGACCCCGCAGCCAAGAATGGCATGCGCAACTTCATCATCATGTTTCAGCGGCCCCACGTCTCTGACGACGAGCTCTCAGAGTGGTTCGGCAAACTCAAGACCAAGAAAGCCGTCATTATTCTCGACTGCTGCTTTTCAGGTGGCATAGCGAAAAAAGGCGCTGCGACGCGCGGCGCAGGCAATGTGCCGATACCCGATGGGCAAGATTATGCTGTGTTGCAAGACCTCGAAGGCGTACACTTTCAGAACAAGGTGGTGATTTCGTCGTCTGACGACAACGAGACCGCAATCGAACTCGGCAAACCGATTGAACATGGCATCTTCACGTATTATTTCAGCAAGGCAATACTCGACGCAGACCTGAATGGTGATAAGAGCATCACCGCCTATGAGGCCTTCTTCAAGGCGCGAAACGAAACCACCAAAATGGCGCAGAAGGCCAACCACAAACAGGTGCCGCAGATCAGCGGCGATGCTTCTGGCTTCTTCTTTGTCGCCGCTGCAGTGGCGCCGCCCCCGCCGGCGCCGGTGTTGCCGCCCGTGCCGGTGGTGGTACCTGAGCCCGAGGTTGCACCGCCGATTACCCCCGAAGAGCCACAGAACCCCACGAATAAAAAAACGGGCACGCTCGTCATCAAGACGACCTATACCAAGGCCCAGCTAGCGGGCGGCATTCAGGTCTTTATCGACAATGAGGAGTACGATTTTAATCTGCAATACGTCGACTACGGAGCCTGGGGCAAAACTGCACAGATCACTGTCAGCAAAGTGCCAAGCGGCGTGCACAACGTCACGATCAAAGCCGGCGGTTACAGCGATCAGGTAGTGAAGACGGGTATCGAGCCCAACCAGACGACTACCGAAACCATTACCTGCGGGCTCGCCGGTAAAGGGGCGATCGCGGGCAAAGTCTACCTCGAAACGTTCGATCAGGGGGCAGAAGGCTTCATCGTCTTTATCAAACCCTTGCCGAACTTCAAACAGCCTACCTCAACCAGCCGCAAAGACGGGTCTTTTGCGTTCACTGAAGTAAAGCCTGGCAAATACACGGTGTTTCTGCGCGGTTCTGCCCGCGCAGTCATCAAACAATACGATCAGGAAATTACGGTAGAAGCCGACAAGATCACCAATCTGGACATTGTATTGAAGCGGCTCGTCGCCAAAAAATAG
- a CDS encoding PP2C family protein-serine/threonine phosphatase, which produces MRRLFLPTFYIVANILSFGASAASSALYAGIITFVFVLYYSYAIKLPAIDKLILVVGAIAGLTTVIHGLYFGILHKIGFSGLTRGMRLLNRAIVRGETWLKIDIRRDLNADQYRELHRMLCYLPRENAYMSVAMVVMIVAGVVVYLNRWQNYSFVNLIQVGVIAVIAGFIHAGFAAVITELVTGEMRTRVKQIMYEKKVEFKEISLSTVRSKILFFIMIMVATLFVSNFMVYYNVEFPVMIRFSIFAIAIAAIMAYMLFSIVLQSLREIEAASVSIRDGKDVMLFPQALDTEFINVATGLNTATTTIRDYQHNLERKVDERTAELTNANEALHAKDKLIQMELDFASEIQKGIIPASIDEWNGLKFYGYYKPMEKVSGDYYDVFPAHGNRLGVLIADVSGHGVPAALITTMAKVTFARSAQSSHSPAQTFRDVNDQLLKIVTTQDYLTAFYLTIDETHHFYYGNASHQQAKILRAESGEIESLDTDGLFVGAMPEANESYGEKEERLFAGDRLFLYTDGLIEIRNSSGEELGIERFDAILQSARPLPAAEAVPFIVAEVFRFAEGNKPNDDISILMAEVNREYSRFLQMAARAYQQIEQGDRQNGVKLLDEAIKLYGKNLLSLKTAGAVNFDLGRIETAERYFHAYADLSRQNAEVFYFLSSIAIMQKRFEIAERHAREAISLRSNYALAFNNLAIACLNLGKYALARFAIEKALVHEPENEEIRKNAERLEQLLKG; this is translated from the coding sequence ATGCGGCGGCTGTTTTTACCGACTTTTTACATTGTTGCCAATATTCTCTCGTTTGGCGCCTCTGCAGCCTCGAGCGCCCTCTATGCAGGTATCATCACATTTGTGTTCGTTCTTTACTACAGTTACGCGATCAAGCTGCCAGCCATCGATAAGCTGATTCTGGTCGTCGGTGCGATTGCGGGTCTTACCACCGTGATCCACGGGCTCTATTTCGGTATCTTGCACAAGATCGGTTTTTCAGGTCTCACCCGCGGCATGCGCCTTTTGAACCGCGCAATCGTGCGCGGCGAAACCTGGTTAAAAATCGACATTCGCCGCGATCTCAACGCCGACCAGTACCGCGAGCTGCACCGCATGCTGTGCTACCTGCCGCGTGAAAATGCGTACATGTCGGTGGCGATGGTCGTCATGATCGTCGCCGGTGTTGTCGTCTACCTCAACCGCTGGCAGAACTACAGCTTTGTGAACCTGATTCAGGTCGGCGTGATTGCTGTTATCGCCGGTTTCATACATGCCGGCTTTGCGGCCGTGATTACCGAACTCGTCACCGGCGAGATGCGCACGCGCGTGAAGCAGATCATGTACGAAAAAAAGGTGGAGTTCAAAGAGATATCGCTCTCGACGGTGCGCTCGAAGATTCTCTTTTTTATTATGATCATGGTCGCGACCTTGTTTGTCTCGAACTTTATGGTCTACTACAACGTTGAATTTCCCGTGATGATTCGCTTTTCGATCTTTGCGATCGCGATCGCGGCGATTATGGCGTACATGCTCTTTTCAATCGTCTTGCAGTCTTTGCGCGAAATCGAGGCAGCTTCGGTGAGCATTCGTGACGGCAAAGACGTGATGCTGTTTCCGCAGGCGCTCGACACCGAATTCATCAACGTCGCCACGGGCCTCAATACTGCTACGACCACGATTCGCGATTACCAGCACAACCTCGAGCGCAAGGTCGATGAGCGCACCGCCGAGCTCACGAATGCCAACGAAGCTCTGCATGCAAAAGACAAACTGATTCAGATGGAACTCGATTTCGCGTCAGAGATTCAGAAAGGTATTATACCCGCGAGCATCGACGAGTGGAACGGTCTGAAATTCTATGGCTATTACAAGCCGATGGAAAAAGTTTCGGGTGACTACTACGATGTTTTTCCTGCGCACGGCAACCGGCTGGGAGTTCTCATCGCCGACGTCTCTGGCCACGGCGTGCCGGCTGCGCTCATCACGACCATGGCAAAGGTGACGTTTGCTCGCTCGGCGCAAAGCTCGCACTCGCCAGCGCAGACGTTTCGCGATGTCAACGACCAGCTGCTGAAGATCGTCACGACACAAGATTACCTGACTGCCTTCTACCTCACCATCGATGAGACCCACCATTTCTACTATGGCAACGCCTCGCACCAGCAGGCAAAAATTCTGCGCGCCGAGTCGGGTGAAATCGAATCACTCGATACCGATGGACTCTTTGTCGGGGCAATGCCCGAAGCGAATGAAAGTTACGGCGAAAAAGAAGAGCGACTCTTTGCCGGCGACAGGCTGTTTCTCTATACCGACGGCCTCATTGAAATACGCAACAGCAGCGGCGAAGAGTTGGGCATAGAACGCTTCGACGCCATCTTGCAGAGCGCGCGCCCGCTGCCGGCCGCCGAAGCCGTACCCTTCATCGTCGCCGAAGTGTTTCGTTTCGCCGAAGGCAATAAACCTAACGACGACATTTCGATTCTCATGGCAGAAGTGAACCGCGAATATTCACGCTTTCTGCAGATGGCAGCGCGCGCGTACCAGCAGATCGAGCAGGGCGACCGCCAGAATGGAGTGAAATTGCTCGACGAAGCCATCAAACTCTATGGCAAGAATTTGCTTTCGCTCAAGACAGCCGGGGCGGTGAATTTCGACCTCGGACGCATCGAAACCGCCGAGCGCTACTTTCATGCGTACGCCGACCTCAGCCGGCAGAACGCCGAGGTTTTTTATTTTCTGAGTTCGATCGCAATCATGCAGAAACGCTTCGAAATCGCCGAACGCCACGCGCGCGAGGCGATCAGCCTCAGGTCGAATTACGCTCTGGCGTTCAATAACCTCGCGATTGCCTGTCTCAATCTCGGTAAATATGCCCTCGCACGCTTTGCGATCGAGAAGGCGCTCGTGCATGAGCCTGAGAATGAAGAAATACGCAAGAATGCGGAGAGGTTGGAGCAGTTGTTGAAGGGGTAG